A segment of the Bdellovibrionota bacterium genome:
AGGGGGGCGAGATCCGAAGCGGGCGGCTGGAGCGTGAGCACCGGGGCAACGGTCTGGGGTTGGAATTCCGGCGGAGGCGGTGAGATCGATTGGGCGTCTTTGGCCGGATCGACCGGCTTCGCCACCTCCCGCTGCATGCGAGCCGGGGGTTTCTTCGAGGCACGGCGTTTTGGCACAACACGTCGTACTTTTGTCGCAGATTGAACTCTTTTCTTGAGGCCCATGTTGGGGCACTATATCTACCCCTGAATGAAAAAGAAGCCCTTATGTGCCAGACGACCATGATCAGCGTCAGTTCGCGGACCAAAGGGCCTTGATATTTTCGCACAACCCATGGAGTTGAGTTCCAGGGATGGAGGATACATGGAAACCGTAAAGAACATTTTTTCGACAGGTGCCGCTTCAGCTACAGAGCGAAAAACAACAACGCCGGGCACACGGCCTCGGAGTTCACGGCAGGCGGGGATGAGTTCCGTTGCTCCCGAAGAACGACAGCGAATGATCGCCGAAGCGGCTTACTTTATCGCCGAACGGCGAGGCTTTTGGGGCGGCGACCCCAACGCCGATTGGTTGGAAGCCGAATCGCAGATTGACCGTCTGTACAACTCGCGCTGAGCGCTTCTGTCTAGCTGAAGCGTCCAATTCGCCGGAACGAAACCGGGCGCCAAGGCGCCGGCCTCGTGTGATGAATACGGGGAATGAAGTTCCCCGTTGTCGCGCTGTTTCCGCTCGGCGTCACGCCGGTTCATGCCCAGGAGTCGTCCACGCCTGAACCCAAATCGGAAAATGTCGTCCAGGTCTTGGCTATCGGCGGCGATTAGGACGGCTTGCGCAGCATTTTCTCGACTTCGTTGATGTGTTCTTGTTCTTCCCGGATCATGTGCCGGGTGAACTCCTCCAGGGAGACGTGCTGGTCCGCCGCATATTCGAGCAACGAATGATAAAGCTTAAGCTGAGCCTTTTCGTGTTCGAGACTCTCTTTCAGGATGTCGTCGATATTATGTTTATGCGTTTCGAGAAGCGGGGCGATTTTCAAAGAGGGGTGTTCCTCCAACGCGGTGATCTGTTCCCCGATCTGCTGGGCATGTTGCATGGATTCGCTGGCTTGATCGCGGAGCCACTTTACGATCGGTATCCGGGCGTAGCCGAACACCATGAATGAATAATGCGTGTACCTGACCACCCCGGCAAGTTCATGCTCGAGAATCTTGTTCAATAGTTCGATGACCTTGTTCTTTTCCATGGCTTAAACTCCTCTCAAAATGGTTGGCGACGATTGTTCCCTCACTCTCAAATTCCCGCAAGAGGGAAACGGAACGGACCCCCCTATCGATAAATCTCTCTGCGGTGCCCGATTCGATATAGGCGAACCTCCTTCGCCATGTCATCAATCGTAAATAAAACGCGATAGTCCCCTTTGCGTAGACGATAGCCGTCCACACCGCTCAATTTCTTTACGCCAGGCGGTCTAGATTCCTTGGGGCCGCCAACCGACTTCAAACTTGACTCGTTGAGTGCTACTTTGCGGCCCCAAGGAATCTAGAAGAATGGCGATCGGCACGGATTTCAATTCAGTCTGCTTGGAATCATCCGCCCGTGTGAAACTGGGAAACAAAAGAATGCTGGCCAGAAGCGCCAGGAAGGCGCGAGAACAAGGGATCATCGTTATCTTTGTTACGCGGTTTTTCATATTCACTCCTTGTTCATGTAGCAAGAGCAACGGCTGTGCCAAGCGGTTGTGAGCGCGAGTGGGCTGTCAGGATCTTGTAACTGACGGAGAATTGTCAGCGTTCTGACAGACGTTCGCCTCAAACCCTCGTCGTTTATTGCAGTCACACCAAATTCTCGGTAAGTACGCGTGAATCTTGAGAAAGGAAGCCATGCGACATCTCCCCATCCTTTTGGCCGCTCTGATCCTCTTCGGTGCGGGTAATCTGCGCGCCCAAGGCGTGCGGGAAGGTACGTTCGAGCTGGGTCCTTACGTCGGCTACAGCTTCCCGGACCAATACGGCGGGGCCGAACCGAAAAACAATCTGCTTTACGGCCTTCGTTTCGGTTATTTCGTCGCGCCTCACGTTAGTTTCGAGCCGTCCTATCAAATGATTTTCACGGATACGAAGCTTGCCGCACCCCCGCAAGAGAATGTTCGTTTCAGTTCATTGCGATTTAACCTCCTCTATAATTTTCTCACGGAACAACGGATCCAACCCTTTGTGACCGGTGGAGTCGGTTGGGAAAAAACCGATGCGGGCGCACTGTTTGACTCCAATGATCTGGGAGTAAACGCCGGCGCCGGCGTCCGTTTCGTGATCACGGACTACCTGGCCGCCCGTTTGGACGGGCGGTTTGTCTACGCCGAGATCGATGGGCTGGGCGATCTTCGCCAATACAACTACGAAGGCGCTCTCGGAATTTCATTTCTCTTCGGCGGGCAGCCGGCGACCGATACGGACGCCGACGGTGTAAAAGATAAGAAGGATGAATGTCCCAACACTCCGGCGGGAGCGACGGTCGATGCGAAAGGCTGTCCGAGCGATGCCGACGGAGACGCCGTTCATGACGGGATCGACAAATGCCCCGATACGATCAAAGGGGCGACGGTCGATGCGGCCGGTTGCCCTGCGGACGCGGACAAGGATGGAGTGTTCGACGGCCCGGATCAATGCGCGGACACGCCTGAAGGAACCGCGGTCGATGAAAAAGGTTGTCCGAAAGACCAAGACGGCGACGGTGTTTTGAATGAAACAGACCAGTGCCCGGATACGCCGAAGGACACCAAGGTCGACGAGAAGGGTTGTCCCGCCGACACCGACGGCGACACCGTGACCGACGACAAAGATCTCTGTCCCGACACGGCTAAAGGAACCGAAATCGACGAAAAGGGCTGCCCCAAAGTCACGAAGTCGCGGGGAGTTCTCAAGGGCATTAACTTCAAGTTCGGAAAGGCGGAGCTGACGCCGGAATCGACAAAAATTCTGGATGAGGTCGCCGCCGAACTCACGGCATGGCCGAAAGTGCGGGCGGAGGTTCAGGGACATACCGACAATACGGGCCCGGTGGACGTCAATTTGAGGATGTCGAACGCCCGAGCCAAGTCCGTCATGGATTATTTGGTTTCGAAGGGCGTGGACGCTTCACGTCTGGAGGCCAAAGGGTACGGCATGAGCAAGCCGATCGGCAACAACAAGACGAAAGCCGGGCGCGCCCAAAACCGCCGCGTCGAACTCAATTGGATTGACTGACCGGACAGCTCCGCCGCTCGAAAAAATCGACCATCGGCTGCCGCAGGCGGCCCTGTTCGGTATTCATCAAGTGCCCGTGAACGGTGCTGGCGATAGGCCACAAGCATTTCGGCTCACCCGCCGCATCAAAAATGGCTTTGCCGAATTTGAAGGGGACGATCGGATCTTCCGTACCGTGCACCACCAGAATGGGGATGGGCGCCAACTCCAGTATCTTTTTTTTCGGACTGTGGCTGTCGGAAACCAGCAGGGCGCTCATCCACTGAAAAGGCCAGGTCAGCCAATAATCGGCCAGCTTTTGCCGGGCTATTTTCCGGTACGAAAGAAAAGAACTTTCAATCACGATGGCTTGGACATCCGTGCGGCCGCCCCAATCTTCCAGCGCGCGAAGAGCGATGGCGCCGCCCAGGCTTTGGCCGTAGACAATGACGGGCCCAACGGCGCGCCGCTTCACCTCGTTCAAGGCGGCCAGGGCATCCAGATGGACGCCGGCCGGGTAGGGGGCGCCCTCGGATTGTCCGTATCCGCGATAATCGAACGTAAAGAGATTGTAGCCGTAGCGGATGACCCACGCCGTGGAAAGGAAATGGCTCGTCATGTTCTCGGCATTTCCGTGAAACTGAATGACCGTCCCTTGAGAGGGAGACTTTTTGGACGAGAAAAACCAGCCGTGGAGGCGAGGTCCGTCCGGACTCTGGAAAAATACTTCTTCCGGTTCCGCTCCGGCTTTTTCGGAGGGGGTGAAGTACTTTTCACGGGACGGCTGGTAAAAGACGTTCGTACAGCCGGCCAGCGCCAGCATCAAGAAGGTAAAGATTGATTTCGTTCCAATCATTAAAAGTAATAATGAAGAGCCAAAAGCGCCTCGGCTCCGCGTTTGAACTTCGTGGCTTCGAGGCGGAATTCCGTGTTCTTGGTCCAGGCCAATCGTTGATCCAAACTGCCGGAATAATCGACGTCCGGGGCGCCGAGGGGAGAGTAATCAAATGATCCGCGGAGATGAAGTTTCCACCATTCGAACACGTCCACGAGGATTCCGGCCGTGGCCTGGGGGCCGAGGCGGAAATCGACTTCCGACCAGGGAGAGGCTTCAAAGTTGGCATTCGCGAAGATGTAATAGACTTCACGTTTCATGAGGTGCCGGTCGGTCGCGAGTCCGGCGCCGCCCCTTAAGAAAGCATCGTTGCAACGGCCGCAATCGTCATTGCGAAGCGTTTCCAGGCCGAAAGAAACATTCCAGGATGGTTTTACGATCAAGAGATCGGACGGATAAATCGAGAAGATGTTGATGAGCGCGGCGTCCTCCACGCGGAACGCCCTCTCTTTATTGTAGTAACGAAACGCCAGACGGAGAGCTTCGATCTCGGAATCCGCCGGATAGCCCTCGTCTCTGGCGAGCAAATCGTGGAAAGCGCCCCGGAATCGGAACTCCTCGAACGTGTCGTCTTTGTTGACGCCGAAAGAAGCGCCCACTCTTTTCGTGTCGTGTCCTTCATGGGGTGGCGTGGAAAGCGGCTCGCTCTCGACCGGCGGGTTATCCGGAAGATGGCTGCGCTCCTGTAAGAGCTTTCGTTGGAAGGGAGTTCGTCTCGTCCGATTCTTATAAAACAGATAATCGATGGCCGCATCCGCTACGAGAGCTTTACGTTCGGGTGCAAGCGAGGACAACTCAGGGTCGTCGAGCGAAAGTTCGCGGTGCACCAAACCCCGGAGTTTTTTGTCTTCCGAAGAGTTGAGTCCGGCCCGGCGCTGCTTAAGTTGGCTTAAAAGTGAGGGCCGGTACGTGATCGAACGGACCAGGCCGGCCTGTGACTGGATGCGCTTTACGGTGTCCGATGGAGCCACGAAAACACCCCAGTGATCTCGGAGCCGGAGTTTTGGATCGGCCACTTCGATGAGGCCGAGAAGGTGGTACGAGCAATTTTCATCAAAAAAATAGTAATCGAAATAGGAATGCCCGATTTCCCACAGGTGCTCGATGACCGGGCCGGCGCGTTCGGAGGGGATGTTCAGCTTGTACTCCCAAATATCCCGGCTTTCGAAATTCGCATATTCCTGGACCTTGAAATAATAGGGATAGACTGAAAATTCGCCGTGGTAACTGCCGATCAATCCCTTCACGGCGAAGAAGATCCCGTTGTCGTCTCCCGTAGCGCCGGCATAGTTGGTCGCATAGGCAAGCAAGTCAGGCGAGTCGCTCTCTTCGACCCGGTCGAAACGGACGAGGGTGTGGCCGAACATTGAAGCGGGGTTGTTCACATAATACGAGGAGAAGAGCAGCGAAAGGCCATGCGCGTCGATGTTCGATCGCCATTCCTCAAATCGCGGGCAGGGGTACTCCCGGAGGCGCGCGGGATCAAAATCGAGTTCTTTTTTCAACCAACCGTAACGTCCCCGGAAACGGCACTGGGGATGCTGTCGCTCCGGATTCGTTTCTTCAGGAAAGAAAAATGCGGTAAGCGTGGCATCCAGCTCGGCTCGCGGGTCTGTTTTCCCGTCAGACGCGAGAAAAAACGTAGGATCGTCCGCCTCGCTTTTAACGCCCCCCAGAAGCCTCGGCATGTAGCGAAGCAGCAACTGCCAATAGCGGCTGTCGGCCAGTTTTTTTTCACGGGCCCGGGCTTGAAGGTCGCTCAAGTAGACGGCAGTTGAGTCATCGCCGGCCGCAACCGCGCCGGTGAAAAGGGGAGCCAGAAGCGATCCCAAAAAGAAGATGAGCCATGCGGATGGTCTACACCGCCCGAACATGGCTCATCTCAGAACAGAACGAAGCTAAATTAGCTGTGGCAGGCTAGTTCCGCGTTCGAGGCGACTTCGCCCTTTACGGCGCCCAACAGCTCTTCGGGTGTTTCCGCTTTGCTGAATACGCTGTCAAACTTCGACTGCGTGAACTTTCCAAACTGAGCGCTGTCCTGACAGCCCAGTAAATGTGAGAAAGCGGCCAATGTTTCGCCCTGGCCTCTCGACATTTCGTTGGTCAGCGTTTCAAAGTTCATGCTGACGAACACTTCCTGCTGTTTGTCCAGTTTCACGGTTCCGCCGCCCGTGCAGTTGGACGTGCCGGAGGTGATGCCGAACGTCTGTGTACCGAACGATCCGTTGGTCGTGGCCGCGAAGACCTGGCTCACCTTCGAGTTTTTCTCGAACACCATGCTGCCCAAGCCGCAGCCTCCCATTCCATAGCCTCCTTTTCTCATGCCAAGCTCATCGGCGAACGCCGTCGACGTGAGGGCTACCGCCGCCAGCGTCAATAGTGCTAACTTCTTCATTAGATTCCTCCCGAGTAAGGGTTAAACAAAAGGTTGGCTTGCCACTATACGTTCAAGTTTCGGAAAGACAACGAATTATCCGGTTCTTGCCAACTGTTTGGAGCCCTGCGAAGATGCCTCATGACCAAACAGCTATTCTTAATTCTTTGGGTAGTCGTTGCCGCGAGTTCTTGCGGCGGTGACGGTGTAAGAAGCGGCGTTTACACGCTGGATTTCAGCAGCATTACCGAGACCGCGGTCGCCGACGGTGCATTGTCGACGACGCTGCCGATCAACAGCGTGACCTTCAAGGAGGATGTGGACAGCGCGACGGCCAAATTCGGGCATGTCCCGAAACACATGCAAGTGGTCGCCGCGGCGTTCGACTTGGATCCCTCCAAGAGCTCGGTGTCCGGATACGAACAGGTCTTTTCCGAGGATGTCGTTGTGTTTATCACCCCGACGGGAGGAAGTTCCGTCGATGTGGGGAGCAGGACGAAACCGACGGGGAGCGAAAGGCAGGACATCGGCGTGCAGTCGAAGGTCGAGGATTTCGATTCTGCTCTGACCACGTATTTCGATGGAGACTTTGTGGTCGGCCTTCGCGGGACGGCGGGGGGAGTGAACGCCGGCGATTTCAACGCCAACGTCACCGTCTATATTCAGTTCGAGTTTTTGGAGTGACGGCGGCTCGAAGTTCCTGAATTACGAGCGAGGGCGGGCCAGCGTAGAGGTGCACCGGATTTTATGCGCCGATTATATTCCCGCTTCATCTTCCCTCGCTTGCTGGGTGTTTTCTGCTCGAGGTCGTTTCTTGCGCGGTATCGGAAGGCGGTTTTGGCGGAGGCGAACGGCGAAGTCCTGGAGATCGGCTTCGGCACGGGACTGAACCTTCCCCATTACCCGGCAGAAAAGGTCGCCAAAATCACGGCCATCGACACAAACGTGGGGATGCGTAACCTGGCTCACGACCGCATGATGTCGTCTTCGATTCCGGTGGAGCATGTGTTGGTGGGCGGGGATGCGCTTCCGATGCCCGACAATTCGTACGACACGGTCGTCAGCACGTGGGTTCTTTGCAGCATCAAAGAAAACGTTCAGGGAGCGCTCAAAGAACTCTACCGGGTCCTGAAACCGAACGGAAAATTCATTTTTCTGGAGCATGGCCTGAGCCCGGATCCGAAAGTGCGGGCCTGGCAGGACCGGTTAAACCCGATTCAGGTCATCATCGCCGACGGCTGCCATCTCAACCGCGATGTGAAAGGACTGATCTCGCAGGCCGGTTTTCAGTTCGAGAAACTCCGCGAATATTACCTCGAAAAGACGCCGAAAGTGGGCGGGTACATGTACGAAGGGGTCGCGACGAAAAAATGATCCCCCGTGAAATTCGGAAAATAAACGATGGACATTAGCTCGGCCGCCGCACACATGAATTGTTGCCGGCGGGATGTGTTGGCTTGCCTATCGTCTTTGGCGAACACATGGTCGTAACCGGAGCGCGCGCCGCTAACGTCAGAAAATATACGGAATCAGTCCTCGAGTAGTTCGTTGGTACGCCTGGTATTGTTCACCGAATTCATCAAGCAACATCGCTTCCTCGACACGCATACGAAACAAGTACGCTGGGATGAGGATCGCGACCGTGGCCAGGCCACCCCACATGCTTTGCAGGAGTACATCAATTCCGACAAACATGACAATAGAGCCGAAGTAGCTCGGATGCCGGAGATATCGGTAGGGTCCGGTTGTGACGATGGTCTGGGCAGGCCGAATTTCTGCAACGGAAGAAAAGGCGGATCCGAGTGATGCAATTGACCACAGTCGCCACGACATTCCGACGAGCATCAAGACAAGGCCACCAAGCGACATTGGGTTCAGCAGTGAGGCCTCGGATTTGGAGAGAAAGGCCCGGTCGAGTACGGGAACTAGAAAACAAATAATGCCGGCGACATAAAGACAAAAGTTGTTCGCACCGCCGGTGGGGATTGTTCTGGCCAGTTCGGTGAATTGGACAGAGGGTTGCGTCGCGTTGATGACTATAGCGGCGAGCACAACGAGAATAACTCGTGGATCTCCTCGAGCGCTAGGGTCTAGAAGTATTGGGAGATAGAGAAGTACGCTGGCGAGGAGTACGCTCTTTGCAATGTGTCTGGCCGTCACTGGCATTCATTGCTCGGTGCTGGGCTTAACACCGGTAACGCGGAAAGAGTCTTTGGGACCTCGGTGTTGCCGCGCCCGAACTCGAGCAGCAATTCGCCCAAAGAGAAGAGCATTGTATTCACGAAAACGCGGGATCATAGCGCGCGTTGTTACCCAAAGAGACGTTTTTTCAAAGGGGACCCACTCGATTCCTTCAACGTATGAATAGTCTTCATCGCTTCCAAAATACAATGCCAAGGGTCGACCTAGTCGCCGGTAATGCTGGAGCGCAGCTATGACGAGGGCTCTCTTAGCGCCCGGAAGAAGGGCGTGCTTGGGATCAAAAGAGTATATTTGAAACGAATTGCCGAGGCTCCAAATATTGACTCCCTCCGTTACGCTTTCGCAGATGACGAACGCCACCGGTAGGGCATCGACTTCGGCGATGAAAAAGTGGCGATTCCGGTCGAGCCCGGCGCCCTTGTATTTCTCTCCAACGTCGGTCAGGTCTACTTGTTCAGTGACATAGTCGAAGGCCGTGCATTCCAGCGACGGGAGATGAAGTGACAAGAAGCGCGCAATCCGTTTGCGGTCCCATTTATTGGCTTCGCGCACAATGACTGATTCGGGGATGGTCAAATCTACGTTTCTTTTGAGAAGCGGGAATTGCAAAACGTCGTAGGAGCGGATGACGTTTAGATTTGGATCCGGATATGCGGACGCGAACTGATAATAATTCTTTTGGCTCCAGGATTCGTTGGCTTTCGTATAGGAGATCACGTACTCCGCATCCGTTTGAAGGAGAAAATCGCACATGGCTCCAAAGAGTTTCGGGGTCGCGCTCCGTTGATGACCATGGATGATGGCCAGGTGGTGTACAATCCACGTGCGCGAAAACAGGCGGGTTAAATGGAGGCCGGCGGAGAGGGCCTCCCCGCCTTCATCCACCGCCACGTTACGCGAGAGTTCTCCTCGCGATTGGTACAACCGGTCCCAGGTGGGTGGGGCGCTGTTTTGCATGAACGCGAGGGAGTCAGGTTCGACAAGCGCGGTGTATCCGGAGTTGTTGAAAAGTACCCAGACTTTGGAATACTGATCTGAGGTCAACTCGCTTGTTGTCGAATAACGGCGGGAGACCACAAAATTGAATAGCGCCCGCATCTGAGTGCGTTCATTGTTCTCAATATTTACTTTCAAGGAAAGCCGACCATCCGGCGTGTCTTCACAATGAATGACGCGGCCTTGGAGGGTGGTCTCAAAGCCGGGGCCTAGGGATAGCGTTATCCGGGGTAAAAAGACCCCCGCTGGCAGTATGGATTCTCGATCGTCTGTGATTAGGCTTACTCCGCGTTCCGTAAGATCTTCAACTTGTCCGGTGACATCAACGTCACGAAAGGAGTCGCGGAAAGTCGCAACGAATGTGTCGGTCGCTGTGACCGGAACTCGCGAGGTTAGGCGTCGATTCAGTTTGGCGAGCAAGTCTGGAACCGACACGTCCATGCGGCCGTTCTTCATTCCGATTAGCTTTGCGTAAAAGACATAAAAGGATTGAAAGAGTGTGAAATGAAAAAGGTACGGCTTTCCGACCAGTAAGGGTGGTAGGGGAAGTCCACTCTCAAAAAACAGCGAGAGACACGAGATTTCTCGAAGGAGAGAGGTCCGCCGGGGAATTCCCGGCCAGCGAAGTGTCTCGATCTGTAAAGTCACCGGAGCGTCGCTTTCGAGATCCCAAAGATCTTGGATTAGCTCTGCAATTGCCGCCGGATCGTTCACAAACTCGACATGGGGCTGATTCTTCTGAAGGCTTAGTTCTGGCAAAGGGACGGACGGGTTTCTGGCAAATGCGATTCCGCAAATAGCCCCCACTTTGGTGTTTGGATGCGGCTCTACCGTAAAATGACGGATTGCGCACGACGTATCTAGAATTTCGGCGGACCCGTCGAGGATGCGAAGGCGGGCGTTGTTACCTTCGGATGCGGTTATCGATTGACGAACGCCGTGGGGCAACGAATGAAGTGGTAAATAGAGGCCGAGACCGCCGATCGAGGTGTCCAGCACTCGACCATCAAAAGTTGCGCCGGTATCCAGTTCGCAGATCGCGTTTACACACCTCGTGGTTGGTGACCGCGGACCGAGACGTTTGTCAGCCGATACAATCATGTGCGGTGGCCTCTTCCCTTGCTACGCAAAAGGCGTGACAAGCGAGAAAGGCGTAACTTATTGAAATGTTTACCACGAATAAGGAGCGGAGACCAGGAGGCTGAGACACGCCCACCGCAGCTGCGGAACGAGTCCCAGTGAGGCAAGGGGAGACAGGACCATATGGCAGAGTCGCGTTGGTCCATATTGCTGAGATTTCGAGCTTTGACCCCGACTCGCCGAAGTTATTATATAATAGCTCTGTTTCCGCTTAGAGTTGTCGAATATCCCATCGGAGACGACGCCTGCTCATGTCCCCATTCGTCAGAAACTATATGAAAGATCTCCTTTTCTGGGCGGTAATTCTCTTCACGTTCGTGCCGCGCGTTGGCGTTTTCATCCTCGAGGCACAGTTGAACAAAAGAATCATTTCTGACTCGCTTGTCGATGGTTGGACAGTGCGCAATGAAGGCGGCTTAGTGATGAAAGATAACCTCACGTTGCCAAAGGACATGAGGAACATCCCTGGCTTTGGATCGCAAGGCACGTGGATCTTTGAAAAGGAAATCAAGTCGACGGTTCTTTCGGGACGGGAGCCTGCATTGGTCCTTGGACGAATTGCGGATGCGGATGTCGTCTATTTGGATGACTGTGAAGTAGGTCGAACGGGCTTGCGGATGGATGAACGGACGACGGGGTGGTGGTGGGGCGCTCTTCGCGCCTACCGGATTCCGCCTGGTTGCCGAGACCTCCACAAATCTAAATACCTTCTGCGGGTCCATGTGCGGAAGATTGGGGCCAATAATGCCGGAATATATGCAGGCCCTATGGGCACCGGCCAGTGGACGGAGGTCGAACCGTTCGTACGGTGGTCCGAAGGATTAAGGTTCAGCGCATTTGCGATATTTGGCGGTATTCTTCTGGCGATTGGGGTCTATTTCGGCTTTTTGACTGTTTTGATTCCAGGACAACGGGCGTACCTGGCCTTCGCAATTTGTTCTGCGACCGTCGGCATATTTGCGTTTATGACGAGCGCGCTCCCATTCCGGATGTTCGACAATTTAGAACTCGTGATGCGTGTGCACCTTATAAACGCGGTCATCGCATCAATCGCGTTTCTTTGCTTTCTCGCTTATCGGTTTTCGGTTATCCGATGGTGGCTGATCCGTGGCGCGGGTGCCATTGGGAGCCTGGCTATTCTTTTTGCCTTAGCTCGAGACTCTTTTGATTCCATTTACCGGGTGTACGAGTTGTGGTTCCCGTTCTTACTTCTGTCGTTCGCGATCGGGTACGTACAGTTTGCCACACATTGGCTTCGTTCCAGGCGGCCAGATATGTGGCGATACTTACTCGGGTACTCGGTCTTTATGCTTGCCTGTTTTCATGACATCGGCGTGACGACCATCGGGGCCGCAGGAACGCCCTATTTGATCCCGGCTGCTTTTTTTACGGTCGTGGTTGCGGCAGCCCTTACGCTTGCAAAGGAATATGCGGATGCGTTTCTTCACGTCGAGGAACAGGTTAAGGACCGAACGCGAGACCTGGCGTCTGCTCTGGATCAACTTCGGTCTCTTGAACGTATGAAAGAGCGGTTTTTTGCCAACGTTTCTCACGATTTCAAGACACCAATAGCGGTCGCCCTTGGAGCTATTGAAGAAGCCAAGAGCGCCGCGCTGGAACCGGCGGTTCGGAACTTAAAGAAGCTGCTTGGTATGGTGACGAAGATGCTCGACACCATCAAAGCGGAAGGTGGGGCGCTCAAATTAGATTGGGAAGATGTTCTCGTGGTGGATTTTATCGAACGAGTGGCCGATTCCTGTCGGATCCTCTGTAAGAGGCAGGGCATTGAGCTACGTATGAACATTTCGGGCCTGGCGGGCTTGCGCGTGCCTTTGGATTCAACGCAAATGGAACGAGTTGTCGAGAATCTCTTGTCCAACGCCGTTAAATTCACGGATCGACGCCAAGACCGTGAACGAATGCACAGTTTTATCCCATTGATTCAGCTTACTGTTCGCACGGATCCGAGCCGTTTGTATATCGAGGTGGCCGATTCGGGAATCGGCGTGCCCGCGGATGAGAGGGAAAAGATTTTCGACCGCTACTATCAATCCACGCGCACGTCCTTGAAGGAACATGGAGGCTCCGGAATCGGCCTTGCGTTTGCGAAGGAGATGGTTGAACTACACCATGGGAACATCTTGGTGGAGGATTCCGAATTCGGTGGATCTAAGTTTGTAATCGCCCTCCCGCTATCGCAGGATGTTGAACTTACTGGAGCGGTGCCCGTTGAGAAGAAAGCTCGTGCGGTTGCCACGAAGAGCACCCTCGATGTGCCTTACCCCCCTGAACAACCGGACAAAATAAACACACTTTTGCCGAGCATTGTCGTGGCCGAGGACAACCCCGACGTTGCCCAGATCATCGTGAATATGTTGAAGCATGAATACAATGTGTTTTTTGCATCCAACGGGAGGAGAGCATTGGAGCTTTTGAAGGCCCATGCAGTCGACTGCGTGTTGTCGGACATCGTCATGCCCGAAATGAAGGGGGACGAACTCGTTGCGGAAATCCGCAAAGACGAAAATCTCAAAAATCTGCCTGTTTTCGTCTTGAGTTCTCATGGGGATGAGGACACGGTTCTACGACTCATTGAAGCGGGAGCGAACGATTACTTCACGAAGCCGTGGAACCGAACGCTCCTTCTAAATCGCGTGAAAGGTTTTATCCGCTTTTATCGGCTCGTAGCCCAGGAGGGCAACGCACAGAGACTTCAAGAGCTTGGACAGATCGCGAGTGAAAACAATCATCAAATGAAAAATCGACTGGGGAACCTTATTGGTTATCAGGAATTGACCCAATTTGCCCTGGAAGCCGTGGAAGCGTTGAAAGCTGAGCAGCCTGAATTAGCAAACGACCTGAAAAGGAAAATCGAGTCATGCGCCGGGAGAGGAGACCGAGGGTACAGAGACACGAAAGCCTATGTGGATATCATCAATGGTCTTTCGCGAGGAGAAGAGAGCTACGATACCATCGACGTCGGAAAGACGGTCGCGGACATGCTCTTTCTTAAGAA
Coding sequences within it:
- a CDS encoding class I SAM-dependent methyltransferase, whose translation is MLGVFCSRSFLARYRKAVLAEANGEVLEIGFGTGLNLPHYPAEKVAKITAIDTNVGMRNLAHDRMMSSSIPVEHVLVGGDALPMPDNSYDTVVSTWVLCSIKENVQGALKELYRVLKPNGKFIFLEHGLSPDPKVRAWQDRLNPIQVIIADGCHLNRDVKGLISQAGFQFEKLREYYLEKTPKVGGYMYEGVATKK
- a CDS encoding isoprenylcysteine carboxylmethyltransferase family protein is translated as MLAAIVINATQPSVQFTELARTIPTGGANNFCLYVAGIICFLVPVLDRAFLSKSEASLLNPMSLGGLVLMLVGMSWRLWSIASLGSAFSSVAEIRPAQTIVTTGPYRYLRHPSYFGSIVMFVGIDVLLQSMWGGLATVAILIPAYLFRMRVEEAMLLDEFGEQYQAYQRTTRGLIPYIF
- a CDS encoding ATP-binding protein, yielding MKDNLTLPKDMRNIPGFGSQGTWIFEKEIKSTVLSGREPALVLGRIADADVVYLDDCEVGRTGLRMDERTTGWWWGALRAYRIPPGCRDLHKSKYLLRVHVRKIGANNAGIYAGPMGTGQWTEVEPFVRWSEGLRFSAFAIFGGILLAIGVYFGFLTVLIPGQRAYLAFAICSATVGIFAFMTSALPFRMFDNLELVMRVHLINAVIASIAFLCFLAYRFSVIRWWLIRGAGAIGSLAILFALARDSFDSIYRVYELWFPFLLLSFAIGYVQFATHWLRSRRPDMWRYLLGYSVFMLACFHDIGVTTIGAAGTPYLIPAAFFTVVVAAALTLAKEYADAFLHVEEQVKDRTRDLASALDQLRSLERMKERFFANVSHDFKTPIAVALGAIEEAKSAALEPAVRNLKKLLGMVTKMLDTIKAEGGALKLDWEDVLVVDFIERVADSCRILCKRQGIELRMNISGLAGLRVPLDSTQMERVVENLLSNAVKFTDRRQDRERMHSFIPLIQLTVRTDPSRLYIEVADSGIGVPADEREKIFDRYYQSTRTSLKEHGGSGIGLAFAKEMVELHHGNILVEDSEFGGSKFVIALPLSQDVELTGAVPVEKKARAVATKSTLDVPYPPEQPDKINTLLPSIVVAEDNPDVAQIIVNMLKHEYNVFFASNGRRALELLKAHAVDCVLSDIVMPEMKGDELVAEIRKDENLKNLPVFVLSSHGDEDTVLRLIEAGANDYFTKPWNRTLLLNRVKGFIRFYRLVAQEGNAQRLQELGQIASENNHQMKNRLGNLIGYQELTQFALEAVEALKAEQPELANDLKRKIESCAGRGDRGYRDTKAYVDIINGLSRGEESYDTIDVGKTVADMLFLKKEPIKIGEIVVEVEGVEGLTFQGYSCYSDAVLNLVSNAIDAVAKDATGKIWIHGQEAKDQVLLSVKDNGHGIAKEDLERLGQPFYTTKEVGKGTGLGLFLVRKHIEMMNSGKLIIESEGPGKGATFTIIVPKVVPKKEDKGTKIHGVKL